A genomic window from Haladaptatus caseinilyticus includes:
- a CDS encoding amino acid-binding protein translates to MFDRIMQKFEGSPSQQQVIRLLLERGFSVSDEGRVVSGGIEIPNTQIAREIGVDRRVVDSTTDAILADEELRRIFQNISSIPSLMDLAPVLDLSVLTIEVLDADEPGIVATVTSLLADNDISIRQTISEDPEFTNDPRLYLVTDEDLPGDVLNELKNLEFIRQIQLS, encoded by the coding sequence ATGTTCGACAGAATAATGCAGAAGTTCGAGGGGAGTCCGAGCCAACAGCAGGTCATCCGACTGCTCCTCGAACGCGGCTTCTCGGTGAGCGACGAGGGGCGCGTCGTTTCCGGCGGCATCGAGATTCCGAACACGCAAATCGCCCGCGAAATCGGGGTGGACCGCCGAGTCGTGGATTCGACGACGGATGCGATTTTGGCGGACGAGGAACTCCGGCGTATCTTCCAGAACATCTCCTCGATTCCGAGCCTGATGGATCTGGCTCCTGTGCTGGACTTGTCGGTGTTGACTATCGAGGTCCTCGACGCCGACGAACCGGGTATCGTCGCGACCGTCACGTCGCTGTTGGCGGACAACGACATCTCGATTCGACAGACGATAAGCGAAGACCCGGAGTTCACGAACGACCCGCGTCTCTATCTCGTCACCGACGAGGATCTCCCCGGTGACGTACTGAACGAACTGAAGAATCTCGAGTTCATCCGGCAGATTCAGTTGAGCTAA
- a CDS encoding putative glycolipid-binding domain-containing protein — MKRHIVWELVDGISTEHLIVEFDPVHADGVVVRVAESEEAKAPFRVRYRVDCDDSETVREVEIGSPGTDSGIELKHDGEGNWTKDGESAPRLAGCFDVDIAVTPFTNTIPIRRLDWESGKSATISVVYLDVPVMTATAVKQRYTCLESLDSEGGLFRYESLESGFTAELPVDSDGVVEDYPDVFRRVEL, encoded by the coding sequence ATGAAACGACATATCGTCTGGGAGCTGGTCGATGGCATCAGCACAGAACACCTCATCGTGGAGTTCGACCCTGTCCATGCGGACGGAGTCGTCGTGAGGGTTGCAGAGAGCGAGGAAGCGAAAGCGCCGTTTCGGGTTCGTTATCGCGTGGACTGTGATGATTCTGAGACGGTTCGAGAGGTCGAAATTGGCAGTCCTGGCACGGATTCCGGAATCGAACTCAAACACGACGGCGAGGGCAACTGGACGAAAGATGGAGAATCCGCCCCGAGACTTGCAGGATGCTTCGATGTGGATATCGCAGTGACGCCGTTCACGAACACGATTCCGATTCGGCGATTAGATTGGGAATCGGGGAAGAGCGCGACGATTTCCGTCGTCTATCTCGACGTCCCTGTGATGACCGCGACGGCAGTCAAGCAGCGATACACTTGCTTGGAATCACTGGATTCTGAGGGTGGTCTGTTCCGGTACGAGAGTTTGGAGAGCGGATTTACTGCCGAGTTGCCGGTCGATTCGGATGGTGTTGTGGAGGATTATCCCGACGTGTTTCGGCGGGTGGAGTTGTAG
- the hisB gene encoding imidazoleglycerol-phosphate dehydratase HisB, with protein MSDRTAAVSRETAETTIEVTLDVDGDGDTTIETGIGFFDHMLDSFARHGLFDLTVRADGDLHIDDHHTVEDVAITLGEAFDEALDDRRAIQRFADRKVPLDEAVASIVVDVSGRPLFEFDGEFSQERVGEMTSHMAEHFLRSLAMNAELTLHAGVVGQNAHHEIEALFKATARAMDDATQIDERRSDVASTKESL; from the coding sequence ATGAGCGACCGAACCGCCGCCGTAAGCCGTGAGACGGCGGAAACGACTATCGAAGTGACACTCGACGTCGATGGTGATGGCGACACTACCATCGAGACCGGAATCGGATTTTTCGACCACATGCTCGACAGCTTCGCGCGCCACGGCCTGTTCGATCTCACGGTGCGCGCCGACGGCGACCTGCACATCGACGACCACCACACGGTCGAAGACGTGGCAATCACCCTCGGCGAAGCCTTCGATGAAGCCCTCGACGACCGCCGAGCTATCCAGCGGTTCGCCGACCGAAAAGTCCCATTGGACGAAGCAGTTGCCTCTATCGTCGTGGACGTGAGCGGACGCCCGCTTTTCGAATTCGACGGCGAATTCTCGCAGGAACGCGTCGGCGAGATGACCAGCCACATGGCGGAACACTTCCTCCGCTCACTGGCGATGAACGCCGAATTGACCCTTCATGCTGGTGTTGTCGGGCAAAACGCCCACCACGAAATCGAAGCGCTGTTCAAGGCGACTGCCAGGGCGATGGACGATGCAACGCAGATTGATGAGCGACGGAGTGACGTGGCGAGTACGAAAGAATCGCTGTAA
- the hisA gene encoding 1-(5-phosphoribosyl)-5-[(5-phosphoribosylamino)methylideneamino]imidazole-4-carboxamide isomerase yields MFPTFEVVPAVDMQNGEVVQLVQGEKGTETTYGDPVVAAQEWIEQGANTLHLVDLDGAFEGERANAGAVDAILDAVDVDVQLGGGIRTADDAIDLLSRGVDRAILGTAAIENPDIVAEISTEYPESVMVSLDAKDGEVLVSGWTESTGLDPAEAATRYEELGAGAILFTDVDVEGRMEGVQTDPVRRVAEAVEIPVVASGGVASVDDVRTLRDTGAAAVVVGSALYQGAFTLADARNALD; encoded by the coding sequence ATGTTCCCAACGTTCGAGGTCGTTCCCGCGGTCGATATGCAAAACGGCGAAGTCGTCCAACTCGTGCAGGGTGAGAAGGGCACAGAAACCACCTACGGTGATCCAGTTGTGGCCGCACAAGAGTGGATAGAACAAGGCGCAAACACGCTCCATCTGGTCGATTTGGATGGCGCGTTCGAGGGCGAACGTGCGAACGCCGGTGCGGTTGACGCGATTTTGGACGCGGTTGATGTCGATGTCCAGCTTGGTGGCGGTATCCGAACGGCGGACGATGCGATCGATCTACTGTCCCGCGGGGTGGACCGCGCCATCCTTGGAACCGCAGCGATCGAGAATCCGGATATCGTCGCAGAAATCAGCACGGAGTATCCCGAGTCGGTGATGGTAAGCCTCGACGCCAAAGATGGTGAGGTGTTGGTCTCCGGATGGACCGAATCGACCGGTCTCGACCCGGCGGAAGCGGCGACGAGATATGAGGAACTCGGCGCTGGAGCGATTCTGTTTACCGACGTAGACGTAGAAGGACGGATGGAGGGCGTTCAGACCGACCCCGTTCGGCGTGTTGCTGAGGCCGTTGAAATCCCCGTCGTGGCAAGTGGCGGTGTCGCGTCGGTTGACGACGTTCGAACCCTCCGCGATACGGGTGCCGCCGCCGTCGTCGTCGGAAGTGCACTGTATCAAGGGGCGTTTACGTTAGCGGACGCACGGAACGCGTTGGACTAA